A portion of the Microcoleus sp. FACHB-831 genome contains these proteins:
- a CDS encoding serine/threonine-protein kinase — MQPPIPPGVILQNRYRLTKSLGQGGFGRTYLAQDRDRFNEICVIKEYLVPTQAGEYVLNKTKELFQREAEVLYKIDHPQIPKFRATFEQGKRLFFVQDYVEGKTYRVLLDERLEEDTTFSEAEAVKFLQDMLPVLEHIHSKGIIHRDISPENIILRESDRLPVLIDFGAVKEGVANLQASEEAPQGTTMGKIGYSPDEQLRTGQVYPNSDIYALAVTTVVLMTGKKPQELLDQSTMTWRWHQWLPTLSLHFSNLLNRMMSARPNNRYQSATEVLQALRSLHGLVGTSEHPTVFQQQIKTQTTPTRSASTTRRPTVTRQPTRNPIWNNPWALATIVGGVVLFISIGPVVLLGSMFNTNRVKLSRKAAIAPTTALSPESIAPTVSPISETIVPTPTLTPTPISPQVTQSDRVTLLRGERTSKQGQLKVNQLINYIIFIEEGQQFRASLSAGKAAMTILAPNRELLNFQAKQVQQWEGKMPLRGEYYIQLSLPEGVKESNYQLDLNLPSN, encoded by the coding sequence ATGCAACCACCAATTCCGCCTGGGGTTATCCTGCAAAACCGCTATCGATTAACCAAATCTCTCGGCCAGGGGGGGTTTGGGCGCACCTACTTAGCGCAAGACAGAGATCGCTTTAACGAAATTTGCGTTATTAAAGAATATCTCGTACCCACGCAAGCAGGTGAGTACGTTTTAAACAAAACAAAGGAACTCTTCCAGCGAGAGGCGGAGGTTCTTTATAAGATTGACCATCCCCAAATTCCTAAATTCCGGGCGACATTTGAACAGGGTAAGCGGCTGTTTTTCGTGCAGGATTATGTTGAAGGTAAGACTTATAGGGTTTTGCTGGACGAGCGTTTAGAGGAGGATACTACCTTTTCAGAAGCGGAAGCGGTGAAGTTTTTGCAGGACATGTTGCCAGTATTAGAGCATATCCACAGCAAGGGAATTATACATAGGGATATTTCACCAGAAAATATTATTTTGAGGGAGAGCGATCGCTTGCCTGTATTGATTGATTTTGGTGCGGTAAAGGAAGGCGTTGCTAATTTGCAAGCATCTGAAGAAGCTCCCCAAGGAACTACTATGGGGAAAATTGGCTATTCACCAGACGAACAACTGCGGACTGGCCAAGTTTATCCTAATAGCGATATTTATGCTTTAGCAGTAACAACAGTTGTGTTGATGACTGGTAAAAAGCCGCAGGAATTATTAGATCAATCGACAATGACTTGGCGCTGGCATCAGTGGCTTCCCACCCTCAGCCTGCATTTTTCCAATTTGTTGAATCGGATGATGAGTGCCAGACCTAATAATCGCTACCAATCAGCAACAGAAGTTTTGCAAGCTTTGCGATCGCTTCACGGTTTAGTGGGTACATCAGAACATCCAACTGTTTTTCAACAACAGATTAAAACGCAGACGACACCAACCCGCAGTGCAAGTACAACTCGCCGTCCAACTGTTACCCGTCAACCTACTAGAAATCCTATTTGGAATAACCCTTGGGCTTTAGCTACTATTGTTGGCGGAGTAGTATTATTTATTAGCATTGGTCCCGTTGTTTTGCTAGGCTCGATGTTTAATACGAATCGAGTAAAACTATCTCGCAAAGCGGCGATCGCTCCAACTACTGCATTATCTCCAGAATCCATCGCACCAACTGTCAGTCCTATCAGTGAAACTATTGTACCAACGCCTACTTTAACTCCAACTCCCATCTCGCCACAAGTTACCCAGAGCGATCGCGTAACTTTATTAAGAGGAGAAAGAACATCAAAGCAAGGTCAATTGAAAGTTAATCAACTGATTAACTACATTATTTTTATTGAAGAAGGCCAGCAATTCAGGGCTTCCCTGAGTGCAGGCAAAGCAGCGATGACCATCTTAGCACCCAATCGAGAACTGCTTAACTTCCAAGCCAAGCAAGTA
- a CDS encoding response regulator transcription factor translates to MRILLVDDEIELTEPLTRVLTSEGYSVDVVYDGAAGSQMAAVGGYDLLILDWMLPHQTGLEICQQMRSRGDTTPVLFLTAKDTIDDRVRGLDAGADDYLVKPFELRELLARVRARVRRPSALQETRNLHPLMRIADLELDCENQLAYRQGRMIQLSEKECQLLEYFMRNAGSLLTHAQIYQELWGDNEQPSSNVLAALIRLLRRKIEVNGETPLIHTVYGKGYRFGENA, encoded by the coding sequence ATGCGAATTCTTCTGGTTGATGATGAAATTGAACTAACTGAACCGCTGACTCGCGTGTTAACCAGTGAAGGCTACAGCGTCGATGTGGTTTATGATGGTGCTGCTGGGAGCCAGATGGCAGCAGTTGGGGGTTATGACCTGCTGATTCTGGATTGGATGTTACCGCATCAGACGGGCTTGGAGATTTGCCAGCAGATGCGATCGCGCGGCGATACCACACCAGTATTATTTCTCACCGCCAAAGACACCATAGATGACCGCGTAAGGGGACTAGACGCTGGTGCTGATGATTATCTAGTTAAGCCTTTTGAATTGAGAGAGTTACTAGCGCGAGTCCGCGCTAGGGTGCGTCGTCCAAGTGCGTTACAAGAAACCCGCAATTTACATCCGTTAATGCGTATAGCTGATTTGGAATTGGATTGTGAAAATCAGCTTGCTTATCGTCAAGGACGGATGATTCAACTATCTGAAAAAGAATGCCAATTGTTGGAATATTTTATGCGTAATGCTGGCAGTTTGCTAACTCACGCGCAAATTTACCAAGAACTTTGGGGAGATAACGAGCAACCTAGCAGCAATGTTTTGGCGGCTTTAATTCGTTTGCTGCGCCGCAAAATTGAGGTAAATGGTGAAACGCCTCTAATTCACACCGTATACGGTAAAGGATACCGTTTTGGCGAAAACGCTTGA
- a CDS encoding pentapeptide repeat-containing protein, protein MIQITKEELLSRYAAGERNFSAIKFRADSERRLYKIDLHGADLRGINLSGSDLTFTNLREANLSGAILSGATLTQSDLREANLEGVIAVGTMLGRSALSLSSLRDANLTGASFLQGGCRCADFTGANMYGVTMAEYNVDGADFSNVDLEFATIIKVDFSKADVRGFFTFQQAFFWQVTLPDGVYIEGPLFNP, encoded by the coding sequence ATGATTCAAATCACTAAAGAAGAGTTGTTGAGTAGGTATGCTGCTGGGGAAAGAAACTTCTCCGCCATCAAATTTAGAGCCGACTCTGAACGCAGATTGTATAAAATCGATCTTCACGGTGCTGACTTGCGGGGTATCAACCTTAGTGGTTCTGACTTGACGTTCACGAATTTGAGAGAGGCTAATCTGAGTGGAGCAATCTTGAGCGGTGCTACTTTGACTCAAAGCGATCTGAGGGAAGCTAATTTGGAAGGAGTCATTGCTGTCGGTACTATGTTGGGTAGATCTGCTCTCTCGTTGTCTAGTCTGCGTGATGCCAATCTGACTGGAGCAAGTTTCTTGCAAGGTGGTTGTAGATGTGCTGATTTCACTGGAGCCAATATGTACGGCGTCACAATGGCTGAATATAACGTTGATGGGGCTGATTTCAGCAACGTGGATCTCGAATTTGCGACTATTATCAAAGTTGACTTTTCCAAAGCTGATGTCAGAGGTTTCTTTACTTTTCAACAAGCTTTTTTCTGGCAAGTCACTTTGCCCGATGGAGTTTACATCGAAGGACCGCTCTTCAACCCCTAA
- a CDS encoding pentapeptide repeat-containing protein, whose amino-acid sequence MDRPSVKKSTDKKSKPLPKGLYKLPLFSRRIAAWAVEISLVAASTAVPFSIGVYAQSNSGAAPVPLNPMVATTGEAIAKTLALPLRETNRQVPPLTNLFWCGALLAPLAVTSWQLYLLGKTGQTTPKRWFAVRVVKASGENPGIIRAIWRELVGRWGVPLGVAYTIWRYSGAFPDGGILLGLAGLMIVGENAIALLSRQRRSLHDQIAGTYVLGVARRNLNSNSHPPQRPLSEGQPVRLEVQNTWTEPDPETDNNRRRESVTTIILTALPSWRYLTLWHWMREHPGITLLIVAIAGMTSVLGTFVGTQIYIQGQANRRVFKQQDNEVFLALVRQLSAISPNAVEERRGAMLALARLDDPRAIPFLVDLLGQEKRDGLIDAIQQSLVSSGPKALPYLQRLNQSLRNDKEALRSRGIPQEQNLIALRQRATQRAIAKILTIYTSQVHKANLSRIDLGATTTGPVQFTLVLDKTDLSGINFKGAILSNASLRGSRFYAAGEDRRFGTFDDWISDLSGAELKEANLTGAILSQVAMTRTNLTRAILNRADLSNAILTGANLSSSSLIAANLRSANLENASLTGADLANANFSTANLHSARLAQVSAIGAQFSFADLTQSNWQGADMTGANLSAAKLQGADFSSTKLMNANLAQAQLQNANLRSADLSAADLRGANVDGADFQGANFAAALQTQSDQFLQAPPPAASAARIKGVNFAKAKNLDARAISFICDRGGRHPQCR is encoded by the coding sequence ATGGATCGCCCTAGCGTAAAAAAATCTACAGATAAAAAAAGCAAGCCGTTGCCAAAGGGACTTTACAAACTGCCACTTTTCAGCAGGCGCATCGCGGCATGGGCAGTGGAAATTTCGTTGGTAGCAGCCAGTACTGCGGTTCCTTTCAGCATTGGGGTTTATGCTCAGTCAAACTCAGGAGCCGCTCCTGTTCCCCTCAACCCAATGGTAGCGACTACAGGGGAGGCGATCGCTAAAACCCTAGCTCTACCCCTGCGCGAAACTAATCGACAAGTCCCCCCACTCACCAATTTATTCTGGTGCGGAGCGCTGCTTGCACCCCTCGCGGTTACTTCCTGGCAACTATATTTACTAGGCAAAACTGGTCAAACTACGCCTAAGCGGTGGTTTGCCGTGCGGGTAGTAAAAGCGTCTGGAGAAAACCCCGGTATAATTCGTGCAATTTGGCGAGAGCTAGTAGGTCGCTGGGGAGTGCCACTGGGAGTAGCTTATACGATCTGGCGCTACAGCGGTGCATTCCCGGATGGGGGAATATTGCTGGGACTAGCAGGCTTGATGATAGTGGGCGAGAATGCGATCGCTCTGTTAAGCAGACAGCGGCGATCGCTGCACGACCAAATCGCCGGAACCTATGTCCTGGGCGTCGCTCGTCGTAACTTGAATTCCAACTCACACCCGCCGCAACGACCGCTCTCTGAAGGTCAACCAGTCCGTCTAGAGGTGCAAAACACCTGGACGGAACCAGACCCCGAAACCGACAACAACCGACGACGCGAAAGCGTTACTACCATCATCCTCACAGCACTACCAAGCTGGAGATACCTGACCTTGTGGCACTGGATGCGCGAACATCCAGGTATCACTCTGCTGATAGTAGCTATTGCCGGAATGACTTCCGTGTTAGGAACCTTTGTCGGTACGCAAATCTACATTCAAGGTCAGGCAAATCGGCGGGTGTTTAAGCAGCAGGACAACGAAGTATTTCTCGCCTTAGTCAGACAATTAAGTGCCATTTCCCCCAATGCAGTGGAAGAACGCCGGGGAGCTATGCTGGCGCTGGCTAGACTTGACGACCCCCGCGCCATTCCCTTCTTGGTGGATTTGTTGGGTCAGGAAAAAAGGGATGGGTTAATAGATGCGATTCAGCAATCTTTGGTGAGTAGCGGTCCCAAAGCTTTACCCTACTTGCAACGCTTGAATCAATCTCTGCGAAATGACAAAGAGGCGCTGCGGAGTAGGGGAATACCGCAGGAGCAGAATTTGATCGCCTTACGACAAAGAGCAACCCAGAGAGCGATCGCCAAAATTCTCACGATCTACACCAGTCAAGTCCATAAAGCCAATCTCAGCCGTATAGACCTGGGTGCAACTACCACTGGCCCAGTTCAATTTACCTTGGTTTTAGACAAAACTGACTTATCCGGAATTAACTTCAAAGGAGCCATCCTCAGCAATGCCAGCTTGCGTGGTAGTCGCTTCTATGCTGCTGGTGAAGACAGGCGTTTTGGTACTTTCGACGATTGGATTAGCGACCTCTCAGGTGCAGAACTCAAGGAAGCTAACCTTACTGGGGCAATTTTGAGCCAGGTAGCCATGACTCGCACCAACCTAACGCGAGCCATCCTCAACCGAGCCGACTTGTCAAATGCGATCCTGACAGGAGCCAACCTCAGCAGTAGCTCTTTAATTGCTGCGAATTTAAGGAGTGCCAATCTAGAAAATGCCAGCCTGACTGGTGCAGATTTAGCAAATGCGAATTTTTCAACTGCGAACCTGCATAGCGCTAGACTCGCACAGGTAAGCGCAATTGGCGCTCAGTTTTCCTTTGCCGACTTAACGCAATCCAACTGGCAAGGCGCAGATATGACGGGAGCCAATTTGAGTGCTGCCAAGTTGCAAGGAGCCGACTTCAGTTCTACCAAGCTGATGAATGCCAATCTCGCTCAAGCTCAGTTGCAAAATGCCAACTTGCGCTCTGCCGATCTAAGCGCCGCAGATTTGCGCGGTGCAAACGTGGATGGAGCCGATTTCCAGGGTGCGAACT